Within bacterium, the genomic segment GATGGGTGCCTGGCTCAGGATGGCCAGCAGGATGGTGGACAGCAGGATAGTGCGCATAGGCAGGTTCTTTCGTTGACGGATGCATTCTGTATAAAACGGGTAGAAAATAGATATTATTTTTTTGGGATGCAATGGATTTTTTATCCGGGTTTTTCGAGCATCGGTCTGAGGTAGGTCGCGGTGTAGGAGGTATCGGCGGCAGCGACCTCCTCCGGTGTGCCTTGTGCCACGACGTAGCCGCCGTTCTCGCCGCCTTCCGGTCCGAGGTCGATGATGTAATCGGCGCATTTGATGACATCGAGGTTGTGCTCGATGATCAGCACCGAATGGCCGGCAGCGATCAGTGTGTCGAAGCAGTGCAACAGGGTAGCGACGTCATCGAAATGGAGGCCGGTGGTCGGCTCGTCAAAGATGTAAAGGAGCTGTTTGCGCCGGGGATCGCTGAGATGGGCGGCCAGCTTGACCCGCTGGGCTTCGCCGCCGGAGAGGGTGGTCGCCGGCTGGCCCAGTTTGAGATAGCCCAGGCCGACCTCCTTGAGCAGCTTCAGACGCCGGGTCACCGCCGGTTCGTGCGCGAAAAAATCGAGGGCCTCACTAACCGTCATCTCCAGCACCTCAGTCACATTTCGGCCACGGTACTGGATGTCGAGGATGTCGCGGCGGTAGCGTTTGCCGCCGCAGCTGTCGCATTCCAGAAAGAGATCAGCCAGGAACTGCATCTCGACCCGCACCACGCCGGCGCCTTCGCAGGTTTCGCAGCGGCCGCCGGGGACATTGAACGAAAAGGCGCCCGATTTCAGGCCGCGCACGCGGGCGCGGTGGGTCTCGGCGAAGAGTTGCCGGATCGGATCGAAAGCCTTGACATAGGTGGCCGGATTCGAGCGTGGCGTGCGGCCGATGGGCGATTGATCGACCATGACCACATCGCCGATATAGCCATCTCCGCTGATGCTGTGGAAATGGCCCACCCGCTTCTTCCAATCGCCTCGTTTTTTCATCATCCCCGCATAGAGCACATCCCGCACCAAGGTGCTTTTACCCGAGCCCGAGACGCCGGTCACCACCGTCATTACCCCCAACGGGATATCGAGGTCGATATTCTTGAGATTGTGCTCGCGGGCGCCGCGAATCTGCAGCTTGGGGCCGGTCAATGGTCGACGCCGGTCTGGCAAGGGTATACGTTTGTTGCCGCGCAGATAGGCGCCGGTCAGCGACCGACCATCGACGCGGATCTCATCGAAGGTTCCGCTGAAGATCACCTCACCCCCGCTGGCGCCCGCACCGGGACCGAGATCGATGATTTGATCGGCCTGGCGCATCATCTCCCGGTCGTGTTCGACGACCACCACGGTATTGCCGATATTGCGCAGGGCCTTGAGGATCTCCACCAGTTTTTGGCTGTCGCGTGGATGCAGACCGATGGTCGGCTCATCGAGAATGTAGAGCGCGCCCACCAGCTGGGCGCCGAGGGCGGTGGCGAGATTGATGCGTTGGAACTCGCCGCCCGAAAGGGTGCCGATACGCCGGTCGAGGGTCAGGTAACCCATTCCGATGGCATTGAGGTAGGTCAACCGGTTGCGCAACTCCGTCAGAATTTGGCCGGCAATCGCTGTCTCGTACTCGCTCAGCGTCAGCCTCTTGAAAAAATCCAGGAGATCCTGCAGAGAACTTCGATTGAGATCGGCAATCGTCGCCCCCAGAATGCGGAAATAGAGCGCTTCAGGGCGGAGGCGCGAGCCATTGCAGGCCGTACAGGTGACATACCCACGGTACCGGCTGAGAAACACCCGCACCCCGATCTTGTATTTTTTGGTTTCGAGCCAGCTGAAAAAGGCATTGATACCGGGAAAGTCGCCGGCGCCATCCCAGAGAAAAGCCCGCGCCTCCGGCCCCAGCTCGGCGTAGGGGGTATCCAAATCGATGCCGTGCTGCGGTGCTTCCCGCAGCAACAGCTCGAAGAGTTCGCGGTGGCTGGGGGTGGTCCAGGGAGCAATGCACCCCCCGGCAATGCTCTTCTCTGGATGGGGGATGACCAATTCCTCGTCAATGGTGATGATGTCGCCAAAGCCGTTGCAGACGGGACAGGCACCCGTCGCATGATTGAAAGAAAACAGCCCGGGCTGCGGCTCGGTGAGGACGATGCCGCAGCGGGCGCATTCGTATCCCTGCGAAAA encodes:
- the uvrA gene encoding excinuclease ABC subunit UvrA, with protein sequence MSKDIEIIGARTHNLKNISVTLHRNQLVVITGVSGSGKSSLAFDTLYAEGQRRYVESLSAYARQFLERMERPDVDKIHGISPAVAIEQKNTNQSSRSTVGTATEIQDYLRLLFARIGEAWCPSCGQPVRREQVHDVVSYIQGRPVGSRCTITFPHAADAASLQQLRQKGYYRVHAEGKVLPLEQLAPGTERVDVIVDRLVTAPEMAGRIADSAQQAFEMGKGHLDLHFIEEPSHPFSQGYECARCGIVLTEPQPGLFSFNHATGACPVCNGFGDIITIDEELVIPHPEKSIAGGCIAPWTTPSHRELFELLLREAPQHGIDLDTPYAELGPEARAFLWDGAGDFPGINAFFSWLETKKYKIGVRVFLSRYRGYVTCTACNGSRLRPEALYFRILGATIADLNRSSLQDLLDFFKRLTLSEYETAIAGQILTELRNRLTYLNAIGMGYLTLDRRIGTLSGGEFQRINLATALGAQLVGALYILDEPTIGLHPRDSQKLVEILKALRNIGNTVVVVEHDREMMRQADQIIDLGPGAGASGGEVIFSGTFDEIRVDGRSLTGAYLRGNKRIPLPDRRRPLTGPKLQIRGAREHNLKNIDLDIPLGVMTVVTGVSGSGKSTLVRDVLYAGMMKKRGDWKKRVGHFHSISGDGYIGDVVMVDQSPIGRTPRSNPATYVKAFDPIRQLFAETHRARVRGLKSGAFSFNVPGGRCETCEGAGVVRVEMQFLADLFLECDSCGGKRYRRDILDIQYRGRNVTEVLEMTVSEALDFFAHEPAVTRRLKLLKEVGLGYLKLGQPATTLSGGEAQRVKLAAHLSDPRRKQLLYIFDEPTTGLHFDDVATLLHCFDTLIAAGHSVLIIEHNLDVIKCADYIIDLGPEGGENGGYVVAQGTPEEVAAADTSYTATYLRPMLEKPG